One part of the Eucalyptus grandis isolate ANBG69807.140 chromosome 10, ASM1654582v1, whole genome shotgun sequence genome encodes these proteins:
- the LOC104421571 gene encoding putative E3 ubiquitin-protein ligase LIN-1, with protein sequence MVEAIQVCGRGCGDNEPRGSKFLFLTQMASSLEELLAKEGFRGRGRRSMTRSRTVGSDAITAPVYPLHGRHSSDSSYGNRNKTERTRSDASRYSFRGKLSGGDSIKAPRSRDGPIIRERVDGGSREETSQKTEHSPDLLEDRRSVASSSDYKPGKEIVDNDLDSSDRIKDTYLNEVRRMDKFPDGGGQSRQYRETLRKEVKLDMKHGSSSKMHLPGRTRPENFNEKSNGSSYNGKSFEDIQNPKHFRATLPEFVPALDEVAVQATISILTGYSKHYLKDRGFRATLHNNCFSCLDSIAPEQYPNNENKVIANLKQAIDTVEKAAEECATTKDLKRALLQFSVVTGLNSNDLKDGFTCGIPNYHLSACAHLYLSVIYKLQKKDRASAKHLLQVFSDSPFQARTTLLPELWENLFYPHLSHLKRWHSQEADSLEDNSNKERRLKLLDKVCNEILDSGTYQFAVYYKDWLTEGFEAPSIPSLNIPSLSIQEFQFNGSLGHSAELHKVVGPFYAQPMVSRKLYEDVFGSSNKPRLDDAEAEVDNCQSSVSSGSSSIEVKQTLTCSSETLKHTDQCTVESYTQNPQDKALEDGLPLIVGEGRGSREVSSSLAEANDDEGSNSGRSQKIGDGAQQIQYSSTYTIRVKFPLEDSGSQESFQEQSFSSILKHFICPLTGKLFEDPVTLETGQTYERVAISKWFDQGNRTCPMTGKTLECLSLPLTNIIIKRVIHSWTSECCKDHDAFALQTVVKSEGHKVEHKDTGAISKLEQLLITSDKAARTANAGQLISLGGLEYLIQRFGSGPTEERMILLELILCCIEADASCRNQIAEGISSKFLLDLLHSKQIQVRRNAVCLLIQIICLNRRKDVVSFLGNLLNEEMVNAMHVLLLYLQSAPDVEKPLVALLLLHFDLLAEPRKYSIYREEAVDAISLALDLSLNDENVQESCCKALLIFGGHFSFSQMVSPEDWILKQEGCSETYKAITCDNEQYGFLADDTCSFENEDLAHREWLNNLLGSLLGSRRRSFIDALLKCLRSRDSNMVRACLITVAWLSSALSSLGNAEHQLSVFSALVPQLKEKLESGEKVEHKILASFSLLNFCKIPECRVLLLTMSEEMTSPLRSIADVSGTAKQLYALICGDDI encoded by the exons ATGGTGGAGGCGATTCAAGTTTGTGGCCGTGGTTGCGGAGATAATG AACCACGGGGGAGCAAATTTCTGTTTTTAACACAGATGGCGTCATCGTTAGAGGAGCTTCTAGCCAAGGAAGGCtttagaggaagaggaagaagatcaaTGACAAGGTCAAGAACTGTCGGTTCAGATGCCATCACCGCGCCTGTTTACCCTTTACACGGTCGACACAGTTCGGATTCTTCATATGGAAATAGAAACAAGACAGAGAGGACTAGGTCCGATGCATCAAGATACAGTTTCAGAGGTAAACTATCAGGAGGCGATAGTATCAAGGCTCCAAGGTCAAGAGATGGTCCAATAATTAGAGAGAGAGTGGATGGGGGATCAAGAGAAGAGACTTCTCAGAAAACTGAACATTCTCCTGATCTACTGGAGGATAGAAGATCTGTTGCCAGTTCTTCAGATTATAAGCCAGGAAAAGAGATTGTTGACAATGATTTGGACAGTAGTGACAGGATAAAGGATACCTACCTTAATGAAGTGCGGAGGATGGACAAGTTTCCTGATGGGGGTGGCCAAAGCCGACAATACAGAGAGACCTTAAGAAAGGAAGTGAAGCTGGATATGAAGCACGGTAGCAGTTCAAAGATGCATCTACCTGGGCGGACTCGGCCCGAAAATTTCAATGAAAAGTCTAATGGAAGCTCATATAATGGTAAAAGCTTCGAGGACATTCAGAATCCAAAGCATTTTCGTGCAACACTCCCTGAGTTTGTACCTGCGCTTGATGAAGTAGCTGTCCAAGCCACAATCTCCATTTTAACTGGATATAGCAAGCATTATTTAAAGGACAGGGGTTTTCGTGCAACCCTTCACAACAATTGCTTCTCCTGTCTTGATTCCATTGCGCCAGAACAATATCCTAATAATGAGAACAAGGTCATTGCCAATCTAAAGCAAGCAATTGATACGGTAGAAAAAGCTGCAGAGGAGTGTGCAACTACAAAGGATTTGAAAAGAGCTTTGTTGCAGTTCAGCGTTGTTACTGGCTTGAATTCCAATGACTTAAAGGATGGTTTCACTTGTGGGATCCCAAATTATCATTTGTCAGCTTGTGCTCACCTGTATTTAAGTGTGATATATAAGCTACAGAAGAAAGATCGAGCTTCAGCAAAGCATCTTTTGCAAGTTTTTTCTGATTCACCTTTCCAAGCTCGGACCACATTGCTACCTGAACTATGGGAAAATCTGTTCTATCCTCATCTTTCGCATTTGAAGCGCTGGCATAGTCAGGAAGCTGATTCTCTTGAGGATAATTCAAACAAGGAAAGGAGATTGAAGCTTCTTGACAAAGTCTGTAATGAAATTCTTGATTCAGGTACCTATCAGTTTGCAGTTTATTACAAGGATTGGCTCACGGAAGGCTTTGAAGCTCCATCTATTCCCTCCCTCAATATTCCTTCATTATCCATTCAGGAGTTCCAGTTTAATGGTTCACTTGGCCATTCTGCCGAGCTACATAAAGTGGTTGGGCCTTTTTATGCTCAGCCAATGGTAAGTAGGAAACTGTATGAAGATGTATTCGGCAGCTCAAATAAACCTAGACTGGATGATGCTGAAGCTGAAGTAGACAACTGTCAAAGTTCTGTAAGCTCTGGTAGCTCTAGTATTGAAGTCAAACAGACATTAACATGCTCCTCTGAGACATTAAAACATACGGATCAATGTACTGTGGAAAGTTACACCCAGAACCCACAAGATAAAGCACTT GAAGATGGACTTCCTCTGATAGTTGGGGAAGGAAGGGGCTCAAGAGAAGTTAGCTCTTCACTAGCAGAAGCCAATGATGATGAAGGCAGCAATTCTGGCAGAAGCCAAAAAATTGGGGATGGTGCTCAACAAATTCAGTATTCCTCCACTTAT ACAATCCGAGTGAAGTTTCCCTTAGAAG ATAGTGGAAGTCAAGAAAGCTTTCAAGAACAGTCCTTCTCAAGCATTTTGAAGCACTTCATTTGTCCACTTACGGGAAAGTTGTTTGAAGACCCAGTGACCCTGGAGACTGGTCAAACATATGAACGAGTGGCAATCAGCAAATGGTTTGACCAGGGGAATAGAACTTGTCCAATGACCGGAAAAACATTGGAATGCTTAAGTTTGCCACTTACAAATATCATCATAAAGCGTGTAATTCATAGTTGGACATCTGAATGCTGCAAAGATCATGACGCTTTTGCCTTGCAAACAGTGGTCAAAAGCGAAGGGCACAAGGTTGAGCACAAAGATACTGGAGCTATCTCTAAGTTGGAGCAACTGCTTATAACTTCTGATAAAGCAGCACGAACTGCAAATGCTGGGCAGCTTATATCTCTAGGAGGTCTGGAATATCTCATTCAGAGGTTTGGATCAGGACCAACAGAAGAGAGAATGATTCTTCTTGAACTCATCTTGTGTTGTATTGAAGCTGATGCAAGTTGCAGGAACCAGATAGCAGAAGGCATAAGTAGTAAATTCCTTCTTGATTTGCTGCACAGCAAGCAGATCCAAGTGAGAAGAAATGCAGTGTGCTTGCTGATTCAAATTATTTGTCTGAACAG GAGGAAGGATGTTGTATCTTTCTTGGGTAACCTACTCAATGAAGAGATGGTCAACGCAATGCATGTTCTGCTTTTGTATCTACAAAGTGCTCCAGATGTTGAAAAACCTTTGGTTGCCTTACTTCTGCTGCACTTTGATCTACTG GCTGAACCTCGGAAGTACAGTATATACAGAGAAGAGGCTGTAGATGCAATTTCCTTGGCTCTTGATCTGAGcttaaatgatgaaaatgttcAAGAAAGTTGCTGCAAAGCACTTTTGATTTTTGGGGGACacttctcattttctcaaatggtTTCTCCAGAGGATTGGATTTTAAAGCAAGAAGGATGCAGTGAAACCTACAAAGCAATCACTTGTGACAATGAACAATATGGGTTTCTCGCTGACGATACTTGTTCATTT GAAAATGAAGATTTGGCTCATCGAGAGTGGCTGAATAACTTGTTAGGATCACTTCTGGGCAGTAGAAGGAGATCATTTATAGATGCTCTCTTGAAATGTTTGAGATCAAGGGACTCAAATATGGTTCGAGCGTGTCTTATCACTGTGGCATGGTTGAGTTCTGCTCTTTCTTCACTAGGCAATGCTGAACACCAGCTTTCAGTCTTTTCAGCACTTGTGCCTCAGCTGAAAGAGAAACTGGAAAGTGGTGAAAAAGTGGAACACAAGATTCttgcttcattttctcttctcaatttctGCAAAATTCCAG AATGCAGGGTCCTACTGTTGACAATGTCTGAAGAGATGACATCTCCTCTTAGGAGCATTGCTGATGTTTCAGGGACAGCGAAACAGCTATATGCCCTCATTTGTGGGGATGATATTTGA